A segment of the Chaetodon trifascialis isolate fChaTrf1 chromosome 2, fChaTrf1.hap1, whole genome shotgun sequence genome:
ttcttctttgtttctgaTGGGTGGAGGTAGTCAGAAGGTTGGAGAGGGCAAACTGTGGCCAGAAGGTCGCAGGAGGATATTTGATGATTGTGCTCTCTTTTGTTGGCTCACTAGTTTCCATCAACATGGTGACGCAGTACTAAAAGGTTGCCAGGCTGGTCGTCTCTGTACTTTGACCTTCAGGTGGAAATGAGCGTGAAGGGGGGCTGTGTTTGTCTACTGCAAAAAAATCCTTGGACGAACACAATTACATTTGTCTCACACCATTGTGAATCTATTTAtcagagttttgttttccaaacCATAGCAATGCTGACCATAGACTTTCAATCAACATACAAACAGAGAAAGGCCTCACTACACATCAGTGTAATATGCCCATAGATGATAATATTTCAGTGTATCACAGGATTATATAAAGGGGTTCGACGTTTATTATAATCCAAAGAAGATtgcttttttatgattttttttaatgattttgagatatttctTTGTCGGGGGAACCACAAAGTATAAATCTAAGTTTCTTTATCTTCCTAGTCTTCCAAGTCTACCAATTTCCTATCAGTTTTAATAAAAGCTGAAACTGGTTGCATCCTATATTTACTTCATTTTATATACCTATATTCTTGAGAAAAATCAAATATTACAATCAGTGAAACTGGATGTAtcagatgcaaaaaaaatgtctgataaCATAACTGataaaaatgagctgaaaaacgATAGCAATAGGTTACACTCAGAGGTCCTTGTTAGTGAACACTAAAATCCCAAAAGACCACGTCTAATAAAAATTGATGTTGTTTGAACTCATATTGTTCGATGTTTCTATTGTTTTGTCCACCCCTGGAATTGTTAAAAGTAAAACCCCAGGTCTCattctgcactgtgtgtgctggCAGTGCCTCCACAGTTCCTCTTGTACAGTAGCTTCCTACATGATGTGAAGCTAGGGGGGCTGGCATAGATTCAAATCCACTGGGACCAAAGATTTAGCCTTCAACAATGTTCCACCCAACATTTGGCAAAACAAGAGCCAAGAGCTATGGGGGGGAAGCTGACATCAGCAACATACGCCACCAGAGATTAGTCACGACAGCCAGCCAGCAGTCCCCTGTCTCTCCATGTCCCCCCGGCTGGAGAATCAGGAAGGGACGGTTATGATGGACACCTGTCGCAGCTCATCTCTGTCAGAAGAGTTCATACACcgaaggctgtgtgtgtgtgtgtgtgtgtgtgtgtgtgtgtgtgtgtgtgtgtgtgtgtgtgtgtgtgtgtgtgtgtgtgtgtgtgtgtgtgtgtgtgtagaaacaCAGCTATGTTTAAGACAGAGGCCCGCAGGGAGTGAGAAGTAAAATGAGTGCCCAACATGGAACAGCTGCTAAATGGggctctgcagaggagcagggagTACATGGGGCTTAATGGAGCTACAGATGCTCTGTGGCAGTACTGTCCATCACTTTCAGTGGTAGCTTTCTCTGGGCTCTGACATATCCCACTGATGTTACATCCTACTTCTGAAATATTAGTCAGGATAAGAGTGCAAGTGTACAGAGCGCCGCTTCCAGAGGGCCTCGTGTTCGAAAGAATTCTGCAGTATTTATCAGAGGATGAAAATGCTTTCAtaagcaacaaacacacacacgggatAAATCCGTTAGTTCAACAACACAGCGGTATTTATTGCTGCAAAAATCACCACCAATTTACATAAACACCCTTAAAATCCACTGTTCATCTGCTCTTTCCGTCATGTTATTTACTTGTATTTGCGTGATAATTTACAAAAATTGGCCCAGTGTCTGAAATAGTAAATCTCTAAGACACACAGTGACGTTCTCTGTGATCTTAGACAGATTTGGATACAAGAGCAGCCAACTGGTGTTGGATTTGCTGCTGAGCACCAAGACAGTTTTGCTTTACGTATGTGGTACAGTGGCTTCACGAGGACTTAATATAATACATCCATAGCACTCACAGATGTGACAGGAAAATACATTGATCCTGGATTACAGAGATGAGATTCACGAGGTGACcaaagcagagaggagtgaaggatggagaggaggatgatgtatgagagagaaacagagggagggagggtgaaaatctggagagagagtgagaggagagagagaaatcttaatcaagagaaaaggaagaggacaAGGAGAGACGGGTAAAGCTAAACCGTGGCAGCCAGATGTCCTCTCCTGTTTTATTCTTGTGGAATAAGAAGACAAAAGTGCTGACAGAGAGGATGGCAGCCAGAGAGGCCTCAGTCTCTCCTGCTTTACCCCCACAGTGTGCAGGGACAGTGGTGTATCAATTCACACTAGGATGGAGTTATACACTGCCTGAACAACACTTGTGCTTGTGTGGCCACTAGGTTCATCACCTAGTTGcttgtctgtcagctgtttgaggCTGAGCAGGTAGTGCTCAGTGGGTGactcaaaacagtaaagttgtgtcaataaaatcaaactgcaatgagctgaaagatgtcAAAGCACTCTCTATGCTTCAGACATAGTCATTTGATCTATTTTGAATATAAAATACTGATTACATCAGCGTTTAAATCTATGTATAACTATGTACCAGTATCTATTTCTGGAGACTTGCAGctgaaaatatgtttgtttaGTATCTTAATTTGTATAAAACCCATCGAACAACAAAGACcatgtgtaaaaatgtgcacGCTGTCCTCGGTCACACTGACCATGTTCAAATTGTGCAATTGTGTGTTTTGAGACGTGGCACTGGCAGTTCAAACAGTGTGTCATCTCAGCAGTGCTGTGGAAAGAAACAGGCTCTACTTTTTCATCATAGACTGAAGGAAGCATTTCATAGAGAGGTTTTAAAGACACCAGCCTCTTATAAATGCTGTCTCATGACCTCAGTATGAGTGCTGGCAGCTCGTGTTTATTTTTGGCAGCCTGGGTAATGTGCGTCGATCTCTGGAGTGGGGTTTGCAGATGACAGGGATGCCACGGATGCCAATGCCAGatttactatttattttcaAGACATTTATGTATTATTTGAGCAGAAGTACAAGCagtgagtaagtgtgtgtgttatgctgCAGGTCAAGAATAGCAGGAGTGTCTTGGTTTATGAGGATTTGGCAGGACATACCAGTGAGCCCTGGCTGCTTGGGTGAGGCTTGATGCCAAAAGCTCTCAGAGGGCAGCAGGGGTGAGTTAAAGAGATGGGGTGTCACCTCGGTGGGGTGTGGCAGAGGGGTTGAGTGGTGAAATTCCTCGTTCACATTCCGCAGTGCTTTCACATTGAATTCTGGGTGTCTGGGTgcctcagcagcagactgcaagCAGCACCATTGATGTCCTGGACCTGGGAGCTTTCACTTGTATCCATCTCTCCCCCTCaacattttctgtgtctttcaatatcaaataacaacaaaatcaTGAACAGTGAATCAGATGCATAAATAACTTAAACCTGTTAAGCCAGTGATGCAAGATATGCTTCCATATGACTCTACACTCTTGAGTTTGTGGGCATGTGTGAGGAGACAAATCGTATCCTCTGGGAGTAGATCAGGTCGGCCACATACAGTCCAAAGTTGACAATGGAGAACACCGCCACCACTACCTTACTGTCCCAGGGACACTTCCCCTGAGGGCAAGATGACGGTCTCCATGGAGAGCCGTATTTTGTGTCAAAGCAGAACACTGGCCACACCACTGATGCACTCAGATAGAGCAGAACTTCCAGGAGGGTGCACACCACCACGAAGCGGTCAAAGGACAAGCAGCGCACCGCCTTGGTCCGCCCACACACAGTCATTATGACCACCAGTGCAGTCAGAGCAAAGCAGAAAGCGTAGACGACGACACAGTAGATTGTGGCAACATAACGAGAATATTCGCTCCTGTTGGCGAGAGCTCCAAAGATGATGCAGGCCACAAAGCCCTGAACGACTTTGAGGAGGCCAGAGACGGTGGCCATATAGCCCACCActgcctggcctggcctggctcGGCACAAGGCCACTTCAGCCCCGTAGGCCACAGTGCCAAGGATGGAACAGATGGTCACTGCGATTCGGAAATTTCGGACATCGCAGCCGGCGTAAGGGCACTCAGATCGGACAAAGAAGAGTGGGTAGACCACAGAGGCGGTCACATACCTGCAGGAGAAGACAGGAACATTTCATTTAGTATGTGGACCTTAAATTGAAATTATTTTGTACTTAAACCTGCACTGATTGATTTCTTTGGCCACTTGGGCGGCATGTATTATCACCTTATAAGGTGGTAGCTAACAGTTGCGTATTGACAAATCCAGCAGTTACAAAACAACACTATAATTTATTTAGatgtgtccacctgatgaatgtaaatctaattttcactctccttttagctctgctgctggaaacaaagctgtgagagtgaaccaaagcaATAAAATTGTGgtccataaaaccaaaacaatgagctgaaagacagtaAAACGCACTATAGACCTGATGGGAATCACAAAATCAGGCGACACTTCGCTTTGGGCTCATCACTTGAACATCAGCACCACTAAATCAACTGATGATGAGAGTCACACCTGAACAGGTGACTTACATGAGCGACGCAAAGGCAGCACAGGTGACCGTGAGGTTGTCCCAGGATATGGGCAGGCAGCTGTAGAGACGAGTGGCATCCAGGAAAAACACCACAACCGTCATGGCGAAGCAGAAGCACCACGCCGCCATGCAGAACACACCATGTGAGCCGCTGAAGCCGGCACTGTGGGTTACCATGGCAATCACAGCACAGCCCATAGCTAACTGGCAGAGGCGGGCAGCGCCCAGAGGTGAGCAGAGGGCCCTCTTGTTGAGGTAAGGACCACCCTGTGAATCCATGGCTGGGTGAGTGTGGGACAGTCTGAGAAATAGATATTCTACAGTGAGATCTTCAGGAGGTAAAGTTCAGGACCTCACACAGATTTCCAGCAGTTCTGGTGCAACAGATGTGATAGTGACACTCAGAGATCACGTCCAGCCTAGACACTGTGTCATCCAGCGTCTTGACACAGTCTGTCCAGGAAAAGCAAAAAGTTTAAAACTCTGCTCTTCTGCTCAAACTGTGGGGAAACCTCCAGCGTCCTTGATGAACATGTGTCAGGACGTCGGGATGCTCAGGTGCTTCAATGTGTTACCTTGTGTGGGATGGGTAGACTCTAGGTTTTGTGTGCATTATTCCGTCTCCACCCCTGCAGGGTCGCACTCCGCTCTTTCTGCTGTGCTTACACACTCGGTGGGGACTTCCTGAAACTCTATTTCTGTGTTGATGAATCAGAGCATTTCTCAAAGAGAAC
Coding sequences within it:
- the LOC139348375 gene encoding myeloid-associated differentiation marker-like protein 2, with the translated sequence MDSQGGPYLNKRALCSPLGAARLCQLAMGCAVIAMVTHSAGFSGSHGVFCMAAWCFCFAMTVVVFFLDATRLYSCLPISWDNLTVTCAAFASLMYVTASVVYPLFFVRSECPYAGCDVRNFRIAVTICSILGTVAYGAEVALCRARPGQAVVGYMATVSGLLKVVQGFVACIIFGALANRSEYSRYVATIYCVVVYAFCFALTALVVIMTVCGRTKAVRCLSFDRFVVVCTLLEVLLYLSASVVWPVFCFDTKYGSPWRPSSCPQGKCPWDSKVVVAVFSIVNFGLYVADLIYSQRIRFVSSHMPTNSRV